In a genomic window of Roseiflexus castenholzii DSM 13941:
- a CDS encoding FtsW/RodA/SpoVE family cell cycle protein, translating into MPFSVQHLTMFRRPWRLRSAELRLLLIALVFFAAGYTLVALAGADGPAASTTIQGVARILWPSILPFLLFLALSLGLSWRLPGADQMVLPLVALLTGLGLMVIARLEPDLLPIKCQQRDGTLAPCFAGIDDRQALWVLLGIAICAIVLFIPWDDLLRRYQRTSLMDWLDHHRYAWLTAGVALILATFLFGVDPNNSGVRAWFNFGFFLFQPSELLKIVLVIFLASYLNEHREVVAAGYRIGPLPLPPLPYLVPLIAMWGLAMGLIIAQRDLGAALLLFSVFLAMLYVATGRGWYVVAGLCAFGAGSYVLYTIVAVVKTRVSIWLDPWATAQGSGYQIVQAIYALASGGVLGTGLGQGLPTVIPAVHTDFVFTALAEEMGLAGSLAVLVAYLLLIFRGYAIAIRIPGRFRGFEQLLAVGLTTILAAQTFIIIGGNLRVIPLTGITLPFISYGGSSVIMNFLIIGLLLRISASAPTPAAEQP; encoded by the coding sequence GTGCCATTTTCTGTTCAACATCTGACCATGTTCCGACGTCCGTGGCGCCTGCGCAGCGCCGAACTGCGGCTTCTCCTGATTGCACTGGTCTTCTTTGCGGCCGGCTACACATTGGTGGCGCTAGCCGGCGCCGACGGACCAGCCGCATCGACCACGATCCAGGGTGTGGCGCGTATTCTGTGGCCCTCGATCCTGCCCTTCCTGCTCTTTCTGGCTCTGTCGCTTGGCTTGAGCTGGCGGCTGCCCGGCGCCGATCAGATGGTGCTCCCTCTGGTGGCGCTGCTTACCGGGCTGGGATTAATGGTGATCGCCCGCCTCGAACCCGACCTGCTGCCGATTAAGTGTCAGCAGCGCGATGGAACACTGGCGCCCTGTTTCGCCGGGATCGACGACCGGCAGGCGCTCTGGGTGTTGCTGGGGATCGCCATCTGCGCTATCGTGCTGTTCATCCCCTGGGATGACCTGTTGCGACGGTATCAGCGCACCTCGTTGATGGACTGGCTCGATCACCATCGATACGCCTGGTTGACCGCCGGGGTGGCGCTGATTCTAGCGACCTTCCTCTTTGGCGTCGATCCGAACAACAGCGGCGTGCGCGCCTGGTTCAACTTCGGTTTCTTCCTGTTTCAACCTTCCGAACTGCTCAAGATCGTACTGGTTATCTTTCTGGCATCCTACCTGAACGAACACCGCGAAGTGGTCGCTGCCGGTTACCGCATTGGTCCGCTGCCGTTGCCGCCGTTACCGTATCTCGTCCCATTGATCGCGATGTGGGGGCTGGCGATGGGGCTGATTATTGCGCAACGCGACCTGGGGGCGGCGCTGCTCCTGTTTAGTGTATTCCTGGCGATGCTGTATGTGGCGACAGGACGCGGATGGTATGTGGTTGCCGGATTGTGCGCCTTTGGCGCCGGTTCGTATGTGTTGTACACCATTGTGGCTGTGGTGAAGACGAGGGTGTCTATCTGGCTCGACCCGTGGGCCACGGCGCAGGGCAGCGGGTATCAGATTGTGCAGGCAATCTATGCGCTGGCGTCGGGAGGCGTGCTCGGTACAGGGCTTGGTCAGGGACTGCCCACGGTCATTCCGGCAGTCCACACCGATTTTGTCTTTACTGCACTGGCAGAGGAAATGGGACTCGCCGGCAGCCTCGCAGTTTTGGTCGCATATTTGCTGCTGATCTTTCGTGGTTACGCCATTGCCATCCGTATTCCCGGTCGCTTTCGCGGATTCGAGCAACTCCTCGCCGTCGGCCTGACGACGATCCTTGCCGCACAAACCTTCATCATCATCGGCGGGAATCTGCGGGTTATTCCGTTGACCGGCATTACGCTGCCATTCATCTCGTATGGCGGTTCGTCGGTCATTATGAACTTTCTCATTATCGGGCTACTGTTGCGCATTTCCGCCAGCGCGCCTACTCCCGCGGCAGAACAACCGTAA
- the argS gene encoding arginine--tRNA ligase: MEYALDRFVREAHHAIAATGLVAGHLIELVTPKPNIPADLAFPTFRAAKEAGVTPPHLAQRIAEKAHAPHGSLIGSIVATGPFVNFSLDAARLAAAVLDEVERLGARYGSDDQGAGKTIVIDYSSPNVAKTMHVGHIRSTIIGQSLYHIFDFLGYRVIGDNHLGDWGKQFGMNIAAIVRWGKPEGDDEDAIAALDKLYARYSALVKEDVALREEAAEWAKRLERNDPEALAKRAWIAELQARAAQPNHDDEARAWSLKLEQGDPLARELWQWMVDLTLKANQRNYDRLGVRFDYTLGESFYAPMLDGLIQEAIDKGVAYRDEDGAVVVDELAPGLPTFLLRRSDSGTLYHTRDLACIVYREREFRPAKIIYVVDSRQELHFRQLFALARAMGYAQETELIHVKFGTIFDQQGRPLSTRAGNMVYLADLLDEAHARARAVVDQASPELPEVEKEAIAEAVGVGAVVYNDLYQDPRRDIRLDWERMLAIEGNSAPYIQYMHARCCSILRKAADEGVDAEQGDAALLTHPAETAVIKQLAKLPGAVREAGERYAPFVIAEWCYETARALSAFYRDCSVLKAETPALRTARLRLVAATAQALRNGLALLGIKAPERM, encoded by the coding sequence ATGGAGTACGCGCTTGACCGTTTTGTGCGCGAGGCGCATCATGCGATTGCCGCGACCGGATTGGTCGCCGGGCATCTGATCGAACTCGTCACCCCCAAGCCGAATATTCCGGCGGATCTGGCGTTTCCGACGTTTCGCGCCGCAAAGGAGGCAGGCGTCACGCCACCGCACCTGGCGCAGCGCATCGCTGAGAAAGCGCACGCACCGCATGGATCGCTGATCGGATCGATTGTCGCAACCGGTCCCTTCGTCAATTTCAGCCTCGACGCCGCGCGCCTGGCGGCTGCCGTGCTCGATGAGGTCGAACGGCTTGGCGCGCGATATGGCAGCGATGATCAGGGCGCGGGGAAGACGATTGTCATCGATTATTCGTCGCCGAACGTAGCGAAAACCATGCACGTCGGGCATATTCGTTCGACGATCATCGGGCAGTCGTTGTACCACATCTTCGACTTCCTCGGCTATCGTGTGATCGGCGACAACCATTTGGGCGATTGGGGCAAGCAGTTCGGCATGAACATCGCCGCCATTGTGCGCTGGGGGAAGCCGGAAGGCGATGATGAAGACGCGATTGCCGCACTCGACAAGTTGTATGCGCGCTACAGCGCGCTCGTCAAAGAAGATGTGGCGCTGCGCGAGGAAGCCGCCGAGTGGGCGAAGCGCCTCGAGCGGAATGACCCGGAGGCGCTGGCAAAGCGTGCGTGGATCGCCGAACTTCAGGCGCGCGCAGCGCAACCCAACCACGATGATGAAGCGCGCGCATGGTCGCTCAAACTCGAACAGGGCGATCCACTGGCGCGCGAATTGTGGCAGTGGATGGTCGATCTGACGCTTAAAGCCAATCAGCGTAATTACGACCGGTTGGGAGTACGGTTCGATTATACGCTTGGCGAGAGTTTCTATGCGCCCATGCTCGACGGGCTGATCCAGGAAGCGATTGACAAGGGCGTCGCCTACCGTGACGAAGATGGCGCAGTGGTGGTCGATGAACTGGCGCCTGGCTTGCCGACATTTCTGCTCCGGCGCAGCGACAGCGGCACGCTCTACCACACTCGCGACCTGGCGTGCATCGTCTATCGCGAGCGCGAATTTCGTCCGGCAAAGATCATCTATGTGGTCGATTCCCGTCAGGAACTGCACTTCCGGCAGTTGTTCGCGCTGGCGCGTGCGATGGGATATGCGCAGGAGACGGAATTGATCCATGTAAAGTTTGGGACGATCTTCGATCAGCAGGGACGTCCGCTCTCAACGCGCGCCGGCAACATGGTGTACCTGGCGGATCTCCTCGACGAAGCGCATGCGCGTGCGCGCGCCGTCGTCGATCAGGCAAGCCCCGAATTGCCCGAAGTGGAAAAAGAGGCAATCGCCGAAGCGGTTGGAGTCGGCGCAGTCGTGTATAACGACCTGTACCAGGACCCGCGACGCGACATCCGGCTCGACTGGGAGCGCATGCTGGCGATTGAGGGAAACAGCGCGCCCTACATTCAGTACATGCATGCGCGTTGCTGTTCCATCCTGCGCAAGGCGGCAGACGAAGGAGTTGACGCAGAACAAGGTGATGCTGCGCTTCTGACGCATCCTGCGGAGACGGCGGTGATCAAGCAACTGGCAAAATTGCCCGGCGCAGTGCGCGAAGCCGGAGAACGGTATGCGCCGTTCGTCATTGCCGAATGGTGCTACGAGACGGCACGGGCGCTCTCGGCATTCTACCGCGATTGTTCAGTCCTCAAAGCGGAAACGCCCGCCCTACGCACAGCGCGTTTGCGCCTTGTTGCGGCGACAGCGCAGGCGCTCCGAAATGGGCTGGCGCTGCTCGGCATCAAAGCGCCCGAACGGATGTAA
- a CDS encoding cache domain-containing protein, whose protein sequence is MTLVALVLALAPLIFVSALSLSALDRARGIAVQTASDALRKQTEEDLARWVTDKANLYDAKLERVYQQVETIVSYQPLTGGGADANTVSERVWVAPDGPTPAALRKHADTIALARRYIPLLRASVDQEGMVSLAYVAFEDGGVLAFDHDITDVLDAIKPFDPRKRSWYIAAREAGKPVWVDTYVDANTKKLTTTCAAPLYDRNGAFAGVVGFDVLLETIQEDILAIDIPPGGSAFLINQRGDVLLHNTLLSRQGQWDQPIATDNLLNDANPQVRTIAGRMTRAEQGVERLTLQGEEVYLAFAPISSAEWSVGIVIPVAEVTGLAQQVSEVISLRQEVLSGQIVLVIILCVIVVSVLSMPAASILTRPLRELQAAAQRVAAGDLTYRVPEAGDYEIAHVGHSFNTMTDALHEKINELELNLRQLAALNEMSNQFRTIGSVREQLDAIPKGVCACLGFERAVLYLIEQRHLRAVSAWINTGDADQIARLLADAASIPLESDTMSADVVRSGQAVIISDVAPHSAPANAVQAPLFGREKRVIGLLVASFDAAGRAPTPRDAAQLMTFAGMSGLALENTMLYAGLERQVAQRTAELRAALARAQEADRLKGQFLAAVSHELRTPLNAIIGFSTVMLDEIDGPITPLQREDLKIINRNGRFLLHLIDELLDLARIEAGKIDLELAPLDMRALIVEVTETVQGLLHNRQIALNLLLPERLPYACGDAARIRQVLLNLLSNAVKFTPQGSITVSARCVAAPENHPGATGSGAVIVRNGQRLHPYIAVSVRDTGIGIAAEDLTRIFEAFNQVRSGNRQHGSGLGLAISRRLIEAHGGRIWVESEPGKGSVFTFILPCAIGVRSDHTRNAGVAGEQAVQHVEVQTALLDNR, encoded by the coding sequence ATGACATTGGTGGCGCTTGTGCTTGCGCTAGCGCCACTGATCTTCGTGAGTGCGCTCAGTCTTTCGGCGCTCGACCGCGCCCGCGGCATTGCAGTGCAAACCGCGTCGGATGCCCTGCGCAAGCAAACCGAAGAAGACCTCGCGCGCTGGGTGACCGACAAGGCGAACCTCTACGACGCCAAACTGGAGCGCGTCTATCAACAAGTTGAAACGATCGTCAGCTACCAACCGTTAACGGGCGGCGGGGCGGATGCAAACACCGTCTCTGAACGTGTCTGGGTTGCGCCGGACGGTCCGACGCCCGCAGCGCTACGCAAACATGCCGATACCATCGCACTCGCCCGTCGGTATATCCCGCTCCTGCGCGCATCGGTCGATCAGGAAGGGATGGTGAGCCTGGCATATGTGGCTTTTGAAGATGGCGGCGTGCTCGCTTTCGATCACGACATCACCGATGTGCTGGACGCCATCAAGCCGTTCGATCCGCGCAAGCGCAGCTGGTACATCGCTGCTCGTGAGGCGGGCAAGCCGGTATGGGTCGATACCTATGTCGATGCCAATACCAAGAAACTGACGACGACCTGCGCTGCGCCGCTTTACGACCGGAATGGCGCATTTGCCGGCGTTGTCGGGTTCGATGTCTTACTGGAGACCATCCAGGAGGATATCCTGGCGATCGATATTCCTCCCGGCGGATCGGCGTTCCTGATCAATCAGCGGGGCGATGTGCTACTGCACAACACACTGCTGAGCCGTCAGGGTCAATGGGATCAACCGATTGCAACCGACAATCTCTTGAACGACGCCAATCCGCAGGTGCGCACCATTGCCGGGCGCATGACGCGCGCGGAACAGGGGGTCGAACGCCTGACGCTTCAGGGTGAAGAGGTGTATCTGGCGTTTGCGCCGATCTCCAGCGCAGAATGGAGCGTCGGCATCGTCATTCCCGTAGCCGAAGTCACTGGTCTGGCGCAGCAGGTGAGTGAAGTCATTTCTCTTCGCCAGGAAGTGCTCAGCGGGCAGATCGTCCTTGTCATCATTCTGTGCGTGATTGTCGTCTCGGTGCTGAGCATGCCTGCGGCGTCGATCCTGACGCGCCCCCTGCGCGAGTTGCAGGCGGCAGCACAGCGGGTCGCCGCCGGCGATCTGACGTATCGCGTCCCCGAGGCGGGTGATTATGAAATCGCACATGTCGGGCATTCGTTCAATACTATGACCGACGCGCTCCACGAGAAGATCAACGAACTGGAATTGAACCTGCGTCAACTGGCAGCATTGAACGAGATGTCGAATCAGTTTCGCACCATTGGGTCGGTGCGCGAACAACTCGACGCCATTCCCAAGGGGGTATGCGCGTGCCTGGGGTTTGAACGCGCCGTGCTCTACCTGATCGAACAACGCCATCTCCGTGCAGTGAGCGCCTGGATCAACACAGGCGATGCGGATCAGATCGCTCGTCTGCTGGCGGATGCCGCGTCAATTCCGCTGGAAAGCGATACGATGTCGGCAGATGTGGTGCGGAGCGGGCAGGCAGTGATTATCAGCGACGTGGCGCCGCACAGCGCACCGGCCAATGCTGTGCAGGCGCCGCTGTTCGGACGCGAGAAACGGGTGATTGGCTTGCTCGTCGCCTCCTTCGATGCCGCAGGGCGCGCGCCGACGCCACGCGACGCTGCGCAGTTGATGACCTTCGCCGGTATGTCTGGTCTGGCGCTCGAAAATACGATGCTCTACGCTGGCCTCGAACGTCAGGTGGCGCAGCGCACAGCAGAATTGCGGGCCGCTCTGGCGCGCGCGCAGGAGGCCGATCGTCTGAAGGGTCAATTCCTGGCAGCAGTATCGCACGAACTTCGCACGCCGCTCAATGCCATCATCGGGTTTTCGACCGTCATGCTCGATGAGATCGATGGTCCGATCACGCCGTTGCAGCGTGAGGACCTGAAGATTATCAATCGGAATGGTCGCTTCCTGCTGCACCTGATCGATGAGTTGCTCGATCTGGCGCGGATCGAAGCCGGAAAAATCGACCTGGAACTTGCGCCCCTCGATATGCGCGCCTTGATCGTCGAGGTGACGGAAACGGTGCAGGGACTGCTGCACAACCGGCAGATCGCGCTCAATCTTTTGTTGCCTGAGCGTCTGCCATATGCCTGTGGCGACGCCGCCAGAATCCGCCAGGTGCTCCTCAATTTGCTCTCAAATGCGGTGAAGTTCACGCCACAAGGGAGCATCACGGTAAGCGCTCGCTGTGTGGCCGCGCCCGAGAATCATCCGGGAGCAACGGGTTCGGGCGCCGTCATTGTGCGCAATGGGCAGCGTCTGCATCCCTACATCGCAGTCAGCGTCCGCGATACCGGCATCGGCATTGCGGCAGAAGACCTGACACGCATCTTCGAGGCGTTCAATCAGGTGCGCTCTGGCAACCGGCAGCATGGCAGCGGGTTAGGACTGGCGATCAGTCGCCGTCTGATCGAGGCGCACGGTGGGCGTATCTGGGTGGAAAGCGAACCTGGTAAGGGGAGCGTTTTCACATTTATCCTTCCATGCGCCATTGGAGTTCGCAGCGATCATACCCGCAACGCCGGCGTTGCGGGTGAGCAGGCTGTCCAGCATGTCGAAGTGCAAACCGCTCTTCTTGATAATCGATGA
- the ychF gene encoding redox-regulated ATPase YchF — translation MKIAIIGLANSGKTTVFNALTGDTAETTTYSSGQLTPNLATVKVPDPRLDVLARMFNPKKVTCADVQYIDIGGLSSGARESGGLPPAVLNYISGADALLHVVRAFEDDAVPHPDGSVDILRDIEAVDLELAFSDLAIIERRLTRLNAEIGKMSAKEREMRIVERDALVRIQAALEGGAPIRDLDLTAEEERLLRGYQFLTAKPLLLAINIGENQLKHPPTVRYEHRRSGVATLCGKIEAELAQLDEEEARAFMDDLGITEPARNRVIALSYELLGLISFLTAGPDEVRAWTIRRGTPAVEAAGVIHSDIQRGFIRAEVVAFDDLARAGSMVEARKHGHVRMEGKQYIVQDGDVCHFLFNI, via the coding sequence ATGAAAATTGCCATTATCGGACTCGCCAACAGCGGCAAAACTACGGTGTTCAACGCGCTGACCGGCGATACGGCAGAAACGACAACCTATAGTTCCGGGCAATTGACCCCCAACCTGGCAACGGTCAAGGTGCCCGATCCACGCCTCGATGTGCTGGCGCGGATGTTCAACCCCAAAAAAGTCACCTGTGCCGATGTGCAGTATATCGACATTGGCGGGTTGAGCAGCGGCGCGCGCGAGAGCGGCGGTCTTCCGCCGGCCGTGCTCAACTATATCAGCGGCGCGGACGCCCTCCTCCACGTTGTTCGCGCATTCGAGGACGATGCCGTGCCGCATCCAGATGGCAGTGTCGATATCCTACGCGACATCGAGGCGGTCGATCTGGAACTCGCCTTTTCCGATCTTGCCATCATCGAGCGGCGTCTGACGCGCCTGAACGCCGAGATCGGCAAGATGTCGGCGAAGGAGCGTGAGATGCGCATCGTGGAACGTGATGCGCTGGTGCGCATTCAGGCAGCGCTGGAGGGTGGCGCACCCATTCGCGACCTCGACCTGACCGCCGAAGAGGAGCGGCTGCTCCGCGGCTATCAGTTTCTCACCGCCAAACCGTTGCTGCTGGCGATCAATATTGGTGAGAATCAATTGAAGCATCCGCCGACGGTCCGCTACGAGCATCGACGGAGCGGCGTGGCGACGCTCTGCGGCAAGATCGAGGCTGAACTTGCGCAGCTCGACGAAGAAGAAGCGCGCGCCTTCATGGACGATCTGGGCATCACCGAACCGGCGCGCAACCGGGTGATTGCGCTCTCGTATGAATTGCTCGGGCTCATCAGTTTTCTCACCGCCGGTCCTGACGAGGTGCGCGCCTGGACTATCCGCCGCGGTACGCCAGCCGTTGAAGCTGCCGGCGTGATTCACTCCGATATTCAACGCGGCTTTATCCGCGCCGAAGTCGTCGCGTTCGACGATCTGGCACGTGCCGGCAGCATGGTGGAAGCCCGCAAACACGGACATGTACGGATGGAAGGGAAGCAGTACATCGTGCAGGATGGCGATGTGTGCCATTTTCTGTTCAACATCTGA
- a CDS encoding ATP-binding response regulator, with amino-acid sequence MTILYIEDNRDNQLLVRRILESRGYALQICEDGPSGIALARESQPALILVDINIAGMDGYETTTRLRSLPHLQSTPIVAITADARPGTRERALAAGCDGFITKPIDPRLLPEQIAEFLGGKRELLPTSLETIMLREYNARLVERLERQVRELSARNAELQELDRLKNTFLATLSHELRTPLTAILGYLELFERRTLGSLNDVQGQAINVIARNARTLSRILNNLLYLQEVRSTEIRRAPVVIHEVLQEVIEDMQPLARAANVTLSASLQPTAVYMGDPIGISQALRALIDNAIKFTPPSGRVDVTLIDEPSRVLVRVEDTGIGIPAEAQEKIFLPFYQIDDTLARPYSGAGLGLAIARHVVEAHGGHLTVRSVVQAGSTFTVVLPRE; translated from the coding sequence GTGACCATTCTCTATATCGAAGATAACCGCGATAATCAGTTGTTGGTGCGGCGCATTCTGGAGTCGCGCGGGTATGCGCTACAGATTTGCGAAGACGGACCTTCCGGCATTGCGTTGGCGCGAGAGAGCCAGCCGGCGCTCATTCTGGTCGATATCAACATTGCGGGGATGGACGGCTATGAGACCACAACGCGCCTGCGCAGTCTGCCTCATTTACAATCGACGCCGATTGTTGCCATTACTGCTGATGCGCGTCCTGGGACGCGCGAACGCGCGCTGGCTGCGGGATGTGATGGGTTTATCACCAAGCCGATCGATCCCCGCTTGCTCCCCGAACAGATTGCCGAGTTTCTGGGCGGGAAGCGTGAACTGCTGCCCACAAGCCTGGAGACGATCATGCTGCGCGAGTATAATGCCAGGCTTGTCGAGCGGCTCGAGCGGCAGGTGCGCGAACTGAGCGCGCGCAACGCTGAACTGCAAGAGCTTGATCGTCTCAAGAACACCTTCCTTGCCACCCTTTCACATGAGTTGCGCACGCCGCTGACAGCGATCCTCGGTTACCTGGAACTGTTCGAACGGCGCACCCTTGGATCGTTGAACGACGTGCAGGGGCAGGCAATCAACGTGATTGCGCGCAATGCCCGGACTCTGTCGCGCATCCTCAACAACCTGCTCTACTTGCAAGAGGTGCGCTCGACTGAAATCCGGCGCGCGCCGGTCGTCATCCACGAGGTATTGCAGGAAGTCATTGAAGACATGCAACCGCTGGCGCGCGCTGCGAATGTGACATTGTCCGCGTCCCTTCAACCGACTGCTGTGTACATGGGCGACCCGATTGGCATCAGCCAGGCATTGCGCGCCCTGATCGACAACGCCATTAAGTTCACTCCCCCCTCCGGGCGGGTGGATGTGACCCTGATCGATGAACCGTCGCGGGTGTTAGTGCGCGTGGAAGACACGGGGATCGGTATTCCCGCTGAAGCCCAGGAAAAGATTTTTCTCCCCTTCTATCAGATCGATGACACGCTGGCGCGCCCCTACAGCGGCGCCGGGCTTGGTCTGGCAATCGCCAGGCATGTGGTCGAAGCGCATGGCGGTCATCTGACGGTGCGGAGCGTTGTTCAGGCTGGCAGCACCTTTACGGTTGTTCTGCCGCGGGAGTAG
- a CDS encoding NUDIX hydrolase — MFYRTADAGGAVQAVDIAHNDAPWAEWEHLLRRALHVTVSLSEDQLLLIRDVHGRSFRPREPAPGIVPRIGAVLIALYPDGADLRLLLTVRSNHVASHRGEVSLPGGATDPEDNGPEATALRECAEELGIATETVTVLGTLTPIYIPPSNFRITPVVGFLRTLPHLTINHHEVERVITVTLRELLNPATVVVERWTLHGHEVLVPYFAIAGYKVWGATALILSELVTRMRIARIAYNAEAS; from the coding sequence ATGTTCTATCGTACAGCAGATGCAGGAGGAGCAGTGCAGGCGGTGGACATCGCACACAATGATGCGCCCTGGGCGGAATGGGAACACCTTCTTCGAAGGGCGCTCCATGTCACCGTCTCCCTGTCGGAAGATCAGTTGCTGCTGATACGCGACGTGCATGGTCGCTCCTTTCGCCCGCGCGAACCTGCGCCAGGTATCGTTCCGCGCATCGGCGCCGTGTTGATCGCCCTCTATCCCGATGGCGCCGATTTGCGTCTGCTGTTGACGGTGCGCAGCAACCACGTCGCCAGCCATCGAGGGGAGGTGTCGTTGCCGGGCGGCGCCACCGATCCGGAAGATAATGGACCAGAGGCGACGGCACTGCGCGAATGCGCTGAAGAATTGGGAATTGCGACCGAGACGGTGACCGTACTTGGCACGCTGACACCAATCTATATTCCGCCAAGCAATTTTCGCATCACACCGGTTGTGGGATTCTTGCGCACATTGCCGCACCTCACGATCAACCATCACGAAGTGGAACGGGTCATTACCGTCACGTTGCGCGAACTGCTCAATCCTGCCACGGTTGTGGTCGAACGTTGGACCTTGCACGGTCATGAGGTTCTTGTGCCGTATTTTGCGATTGCCGGCTACAAAGTGTGGGGCGCCACTGCGCTCATTCTCAGCGAACTCGTAACCCGGATGCGAATCGCCAGAATCGCGTATAATGCAGAAGCATCCTGA
- a CDS encoding Fur family transcriptional regulator, whose protein sequence is MSWAENVLKDLSAHGHRVTAPRRAILDRIMQYSQPFSAEQLFRDLGGETGPIGRATIYRTVDLLVEDGWLSRVHWSATKETHAASEHAYVPVEQGHQHHMICRKCGTVISFEGCDIETLLGGLARRLNFKIEGHWLEVYGLCQVCQRAE, encoded by the coding sequence ATGTCGTGGGCAGAGAACGTACTCAAAGACCTGAGTGCGCACGGACATCGAGTGACCGCCCCGCGTCGCGCCATCCTTGACCGGATCATGCAGTACTCTCAACCGTTCAGCGCCGAGCAGTTGTTCCGCGATCTTGGCGGCGAGACCGGTCCGATTGGGCGCGCAACCATCTATCGCACGGTGGATTTGCTGGTCGAGGATGGCTGGCTCTCGCGCGTTCACTGGAGCGCTACGAAGGAAACACACGCGGCAAGCGAACATGCGTATGTGCCAGTCGAGCAGGGTCATCAGCACCACATGATCTGCCGCAAGTGCGGAACGGTCATTTCATTCGAGGGATGCGATATCGAGACGCTTCTTGGAGGGCTGGCGCGCCGACTGAACTTCAAGATCGAAGGGCACTGGCTCGAGGTGTACGGATTGTGTCAGGTCTGCCAGCGCGCTGAGTGA